In Acanthopagrus latus isolate v.2019 chromosome 23, fAcaLat1.1, whole genome shotgun sequence, the genomic window TACGCATTTCCATAAAAGTcaatctgacacattttctgtgtgtgggaaCTTTTGGGATCTCCACCAGAAGTCAGTTTCACATTATCAGCCTAAGatattatttgaaaaataagATGCAACCTTCTATGAACTCTCCTCCGTGTCGTTAAAACACTATTTTAATTCTCAAAGTAGACTAATATTGTCCAAACTTAACTGaacattgtttgcattttgcgGTGAAAACCTTCAGAGGAACACAGACGACAGTATTTCCCAATATTTGCTCGTTGTTTGCAAGCTCGACCTCGAGCTGATCGATGACTTTGATTATCTACGACACGGAGAAGACTCTCAGTTGGAGGACGAGTCTCAGCCGAGAGCGGACCACGTTAACTTTTGGTGTTGATGTGGATAAAAAGACGGATCTGGATGAAAAACATCAGGTAAATTCAGGTTCTGGTATCAACAAGTTGAGGACGACTGACGtggatataaatataaattcatGTGTATAGTTTTGTTGTCGTGGTTGGTTGTTTAAATTGTGGCGAAGCAGCAATTTAGAGTGATGCAGGGCTGTCGGGTTTGATATTGGCCCTCATGCGCTCCAGAGTGCCACTCCAGTtgaatttgacttttaaaaaacgACCAGAAATGTTCCCAGTTCagctcagaaaaagaaaagacatgagCTCAGAGGTTTAATGATTCTgggctgaaaacagaaaaaagtgaggttctgatccagatgtgacatgttttcaaaCTTCTTAAGGAAATGAAGCTTGTCGTCCAgactaaatgtatttttatttttttttcttataccAGTGGTGAAAGAAATCTGCTTTCACttgagtagaaaaaaaataataaaaataccaCAATGTAAAATAACTCCTGAGTGGAGAAACTGGACAAAGTGAATGTGTGAAGGCGAACAGAACAATCTGCAGCGTCAGAAGTTTGAGCGAGCACAGAGAGaagcaaaatgtactttaaatatccaaagtaaaagtactgccATCTATATATAGCTTTTACTATTATTAGTGTTCATAGAAAGAGGTAATTTACCACAAATACACTTTGaatctgcagcagagaagctTCTGGCTGCACAGACTCtcgtcctgcagctccagcagaaGGATTCTCCAGATGAAAGACTCAAACAATCATCCCCACTGTGAGACTGATTTAAGGACGTCTGGAAAACCGACAGGGGGCGTCTCCTCTGCCTGcacaccccctcccctccctcccctccctccctcctccggtGCGGTGGAAGAAGGAGGTATTGGGGATCTCCTCCTAGACAACAAACCCACATTCAAAGAGGGGCACACGCGTTACGTCACGCTCCGTGTGGAGAATATAACGGAGGTGGCGCGTTACGCACAGCGCTTTTCTGTCGGAGGGAGACACCGGGAGCATCATGCCGAGGCCGCGCGCACCGAGCCCGAGGACACATCTGAGCGTCGTCAcgagaaaataaagttttatattCTGTCACGGGGATTTTTCATCATGGGAAACTGAGTTTTCACGGGACACTTGAAGACGcaggtttggattttttttatttatttttttgttggctCACGCGTAATTGCGCACAAGAAAAGATAAAAGCTCCCCTCTTGTGCGCGCTGATCTCCCCAAGCAGCCCCGACATGGATCAGAGCCCCCAGCAGTGTGTGGCCatgtatctgctgctgctctccctcGGACTTCTCATGGACAGAGGGATCTGTCAGCACTACTACCTTCTGCGCCCCATCCCGAGTGACAGTCTGCCGCTTGTGGAATTAAAAGAGGACCCGGACCCGGTGTTCGACCCCAAGGAGCGGGACCTTAACGAGACCGAGCTGAAGAGCGTCCTGGGGGACTTTGACAGCCGCTTTTTGTCCGTTTTACCGCCGGTGGAGGACAAATACCCCGGGAACGATGAGCTGGATGACTTTGAGGCGCTAAAGCCGGGTGGAGTTCTGCCCAAGGAGATCCGGGCGGTGGACTTCGACGTGCAGCTCGGCAAGAAGCACAAGCCCAGTAAGAAACTGAAGCGGCGGCTGCAGCAGTGGCTGTGGGCGTACTCGTTCTGCCCGGTCGTGTACACGTGGACCGACCTGGGGAACAGGTTCTGGCCGCGGTTCGTGCGCGcgggcagctgcctgagcaaaAGGTCGTGCTCGGTGCCGGAGGGGATGGTGTGCAAGCCCGCCAACTCGACCCACCTGACGGTCCTGCGCTGGAGGTGCGTGCAGAGGAAAGGAGGACTCAAGTGCGCGTGGATACCTGTGCAGTACCCGATCATCACAGACTGCAAGTGCTCGTGCGCCAGCTAGAAACCGGAAGGGACACGAgactctgaaaacaaacaaacaaacaaaagaaaagaataaattataagctcattatttttgtgattctttCTCTCACGTGCACTACCGAGTGTAGGAATGTAATTGTCTGTATATGCGGTGCCATGCAGTTCTTATATAGCTCACTGTACAGAGTCAGTATTACCTGTAACCAGAGTCTACTTTATTTGTGGAGAATATTggttatatattttgtatttatggaGATTATGGCGCATAGAGCCACGTCAGGACTTCGCTGTTTTCTCTCCCATATTTGGATGAAGCAGCTCGACCTCAGAGTTAAACGTGgcttacttttgtttttttttgtttttttgtgatccAGACTTTGTTTTTATCCTGTAAATTAAGGACATGTGCtatttattctttatattcGTGACAATAAACCGacactgaaatgattttaaatgtttttttttcttcttccttttctgtttgttcacatCACAGCCCAGGATACCTTGgtttcattttgctttgttttgttttcagtcacctGCCACAGCAGCGCTGACACCATTTTACGCATCACCTACTTTTCACAATCATGACCTTTATATTCTGTGTGTGGCTCCACTCTGCATCGCAGCTTATGGTGGTAATTATAGCAAACAAGAGAGGATTAAGATGAACTTGGAAGCAGATTTATTGGGACTATAATCTAATATTAGCTCCACATGTTGCTCAGTGGTGAACCAGCAGCGTGTTGATCTGTGTGGAGCCGTCAGTCACATCagaccatcagcagcagcttgatgAAGGAGAGAGGCTGAGACTGGA contains:
- the nog1 gene encoding noggin-1, with the translated sequence MDQSPQQCVAMYLLLLSLGLLMDRGICQHYYLLRPIPSDSLPLVELKEDPDPVFDPKERDLNETELKSVLGDFDSRFLSVLPPVEDKYPGNDELDDFEALKPGGVLPKEIRAVDFDVQLGKKHKPSKKLKRRLQQWLWAYSFCPVVYTWTDLGNRFWPRFVRAGSCLSKRSCSVPEGMVCKPANSTHLTVLRWRCVQRKGGLKCAWIPVQYPIITDCKCSCAS